A region from the Cannabis sativa cultivar Pink pepper isolate KNU-18-1 chromosome 9, ASM2916894v1, whole genome shotgun sequence genome encodes:
- the LOC133031218 gene encoding uncharacterized protein LOC133031218, whose translation MSAGMDRYMQYRLAEQDEDCVDSFTDLLTNNNGKKNGRGPTQMRDIWGNHDGTKMKITCNEFGQPHDKNASKLTNFIGTLVRDGKNAPINYKSWHKVPDKYKDRMWKIIQEKFDIPPLAENWTMRSCGKELKNWKAYLKRTYYSETLSFEEQKKYKDKRVYAGQWEELIKYWATDDAKKISATNKASRGQKKYNHTTGTKSFAQIRAAQKENGGSTPTRAAMFNVCYTKKDKSVTDTTKEVMVQLQEKQELNEDVSKEKGMNDTFSEVMGKEKYGSVRMYGFGVCPSDVWENKSTKKGNQKKYIQTLEAELKELRSQVQANKQNYNANDTSIIPDMALNYNDNATSSQLAKKPCMSHNKESRRQLWFSSSAYDIPIVEVGEMVNLKSVTADPETIAIGLVVSKDSSKEVGGKELGDHYSEVVVQVCINPDEELIRPYGQCKTIGEVVGASIAWPTTFLVSRKSDKQLHDSMM comes from the exons ATGTCTGCAGGTATGGATAGATATATGCAATATAGATTGGCTGAACAAGATGAAGATTGTGTAGATTCATTTACAGATTTGTTGACAAATAATAATGGTAAAAAGAATGGTAGAGGTCCAACACAAATGCGTGACATTTGGGGTAATCATGATGGTACAAAGATGAAAATCACATGTAATGAATTTGGGCAACCACATGATAAAAACGCAAGTAAGCTTACAAATTTTATTGGGACATTAGTACGAGATGGAAAAAATGCTCCAATTAACTACAAAAGTTGGCATAAGGTACCTGACAAATACAAAGATAGAATGTGGAAAATCATACAG GAAAAATTTGATATTCCTCCTCTGGCAGAAAATTGGACTATGCGGTCTTGTGGTAAGGAACTTAAAAATTGGAAAGCTTATCTTAAGAGAACTTACTATTCGGAAACTTTATCTTTTGAGgagcaaaaaaaatataaggatAAAAGAGTATATGCTGGACAATGGGaggaattaataaaatattgggcaacaGACGATGCAAag aaaatAAGTGCTACAAACAAAGCTAGTCGTGGTCAAAAGAAATACAACCATACAACTGGCACAAAAAGTTTTGCACAAATTAGAGCAGCACAG AAAGAGAATGGTGGAAGTACACCAACACGTGCTGCTATGTTTAACGTCTGCTATACAAAAAAAGATAAGAGTGTAACTGATACAACGAAAGAAGTAATG GTACAATTACAAGAGAAACAAGAGTTGAATGAAGATGTATCAAAGGAAAAGGGTATGAATGACACTTTCTCTGAAGTAATGGGTAAAGAAAAATACGGATCAGTCCGTATGTACGGTTTTGGTGTTTGCCCATCTGACGTATGGGAAAACAAATCCACCAAGAAAGGAAACCAAAAGAAGTATATACAGACTCTAGAAGCTGAATTGAAAGAATTAAGATCTCAAGTTCAAGCCAACAAGCAAAATTACAATGCAAATGACACATCTATTATACCTGACATG GCTCTTAATTACAATGACAATGCCACTTCTTCACAACTG GCCAAAAAGCCTTGTATGTCACATAACAAGGAATCTCGACGTCAGTTGTGGTTTTCATCTTCAGCATATGATATTCCAATTGTTGag GTTGGTGAAATGGTTAATCTTAAGAGTGTTACTGCTGATCCTGAAACAATTGCTATTGGTCTAGTTGTTAGTAAAGATTCATCAAAAGAAGTTGGAGGAAAAGAGCTCGGAGATCATTATTCTGAAGTTGTTGTTCAAGTTTGTATCAACCCCGACGAGgaattaattagaccatatgGACAATGCAAGACAATTGGTGAAGTTGTTGGAGCATCTATTGCATGGCCAACAACATTTCTG GTTTCACGAAAATCAGATAAACAACTTCATGATTCAATGATGTGA
- the LOC115723465 gene encoding transcription factor MUTE, protein MSHIAVERNRRKQMNEHLKVLRSLTPCFYIKRGDQASIIGGVIEFIKEMHQVLQSLESKKRRKSMSPSPGQSPRPLLLLHNTSSPSTNTTTNLESPLGIEINNNNTNNKELGACCNSLTADVEAKISGSNVLMKIISRRIPGQITNIISVLERLSFEVLHLNVSSMEDTVLYSFVIKIGLECQLSMEELVLEVQQSIRSSESSYTLYTQI, encoded by the exons atgtctCACATCGCTGTAGAGAGAAATAGAAGAAAACAGATGAATGAACATCTCAAAGTTTTACGTTCCTTAACCCCATGTTTCTATATCAAAAGG GGAGACCAAGCATCAATAATAGGGGGCGTGATTGAATTCATCAAGGAGATGCATCAAGTTCTTCAATCTTTGGAGTCAAAGAAACGAAGAAAGAGTATGAGCCCTAGCCCTGGTCAAAGCCCTAGACCATTACTACTATTACACAACACAAGTAGTCCTAGTACTAATACTACTACTAATCTTGAGAGTCCTTTgggaatagaaataaataataataatactaataataaggAGCTTGGAGCATGTTGCAACTCTCTGACGGCAGATGTTGAAGCAAAGATCTCAGGATCCAACGTGCTCATGAAGATAATTTCACGGCGAATTCCAGGTCAAATCACCAATATAATAAGTGTATTGGAGAGGCTATCCTTTGAGGTTCTTCATCTCAATGTCAGTAGCATGGAAGACACTGTTTTATACTCCTTTGTCAtaaag ATAGGGCTGGAATGTCAATTGAGCATGGAAGAATTGGTGCTTGAAGTTCAACAAAGTATCCGTTCATCAGAATCTTCATACACCCTTTATACACAAATATag
- the LOC133030960 gene encoding uncharacterized protein LOC133030960: protein MNSNHQMFFIPWNIGMHWTLVVVAPKKIIHLNPLKGRPIPEEIEQMIGRAFMYIGDAHQYLGPWQGIAQANCPRQPKSQECGFYVLKYMTDIVARANPNRYIEDQKAFGGKKQYDPKTEILPLQRKWIEQLMAVIHGDD, encoded by the exons atgaacagcaaccaccaaatgttctttattccttggaatatcgg gatgcattggacgctagtggtggttgcgccaaagaaaattatccatttaaaccctctaaaaggccgcccaattcccgaagaaatagaacaaatgatcggaag ggcattcatgtatataggggacgcacatcagtatcttggcccgtggcaaggaattgcacaagcaaactgtccaagacaacctaaaagccaagaatgcggtttttatgttttgaaatatatgactgacatcgtcgcacgtgccaaccccaaccgttacatagaagatcaaaaagct tttgggggtaagaagcaatacgatccaaaaacagaaattttaccactacagcgaaagtggatcgaacaattgatggcggtgattcacggtgacgattga
- the LOC133030883 gene encoding uncharacterized protein LOC133030883 isoform X2, producing MANSESGSDSGAENECPTTIPTRGPTQMNEISKLMDQGKRVALEVNDKGQYCGKSYAKLVSTLGVRCRQTIGLAYKNWKEVNQTLKNKVWKDIQTGFIVPDTFKHDCLILAGKLMKDFKNRMTKDIIMPALKENDLGRLAQVPEKHPEIDAADWCKFVESRLTPEFLVR from the exons atggcgaactcagaatcaggatctgattcgggagcagaaaatgagtgtccaaccacaatacctacacgagggccgacgcaaatgaatgaaatatccaaactaatggatcagggcaaaagagtggccctcgaagttaatgataaaggtcaatactgtggaaaaagctacgcgaagctcgtatccactctgggagtcagatgtcggcagacaatagggttggcttataaaaattggaaagaagtcaaccagactctgaaaaataaagtttggaaagacattcag acggggttcattgtgccggacaccttcaaacatgattgtctcatcctagctgggaagttaatgaaagacttcaagaataggatgacaaaagacatcataatgcccgcgttgaaagagaatgatctgggacgactggcacaagtccctgaaaagcacccggagatcgacgctgctgattggtgcaaatttgttgaaagtaGACTAACTCCCGAATTTctggtacgctaa
- the LOC133030883 gene encoding uncharacterized protein LOC133030883 isoform X1 → MYIVLFYVFVNYYLSFFILLVILLCFMCIVSGFFTVVVGLRLLGVRHNFVCSVFGLAIIDMANSESGSDSGAENECPTTIPTRGPTQMNEISKLMDQGKRVALEVNDKGQYCGKSYAKLVSTLGVRCRQTIGLAYKNWKEVNQTLKNKVWKDIQTGFIVPDTFKHDCLILAGKLMKDFKNRMTKDIIMPALKENDLGRLAQVPEKHPEIDAADWCKFVESRLTPEFLVR, encoded by the exons atgtatattgttttattttatgtttttgtaaattattatttgagtttttttattttattagtaatattattgtgttttatgtgtatagtgtcgggattttttacggtggtcgtcggattgcggttattag gggttcggcataattttgtgtgtagcgtatttgggcttgcaattatag acatggcgaactcagaatcaggatctgattcgggagcagaaaatgagtgtccaaccacaatacctacacgagggccgacgcaaatgaatgaaatatccaaactaatggatcagggcaaaagagtggccctcgaagttaatgataaaggtcaatactgtggaaaaagctacgcgaagctcgtatccactctgggagtcagatgtcggcagacaatagggttggcttataaaaattggaaagaagtcaaccagactctgaaaaataaagtttggaaagacattcag acggggttcattgtgccggacaccttcaaacatgattgtctcatcctagctgggaagttaatgaaagacttcaagaataggatgacaaaagacatcataatgcccgcgttgaaagagaatgatctgggacgactggcacaagtccctgaaaagcacccggagatcgacgctgctgattggtgcaaatttgttgaaagtaGACTAACTCCCGAATTTctggtacgctaa
- the LOC133030882 gene encoding uncharacterized protein LOC133030882, producing the protein MKVPDGYSSNIKNLVNETELKLMGLKSHDCHALMQHLLPIAIRSVLPKNVRECLTHVCIFFNRLCGKELELDKLDALHEHVVKTLCNLEKFFPPSFFDIMIHLMVHLVREARLCGPVWARWMYPFERNMKVLKSYVRNHYRPEACMVECYISEEAVEFCSEYMAGVEAIGISKPRTDPDDVDRGLRGKGTMVTVSKLELDQAQLVVMNNNAEVQPYITDHMELLQSMVPRNQKNKQKWVADQHRQTFIGWLRNTIIAKLNEPNHGVSDVLSKTL; encoded by the exons atgaaagtacctgatggttactcgtctaacatcaaaaacttggtgaatgagactgaattgaaactaatgggtctgaaatcacatgattgtcatgcgttaatgcaacatctacttccaattgccattagatcagtcttgccaaaaaatgttcgagagtgtttgacacatgtttgcattttctttaatagGCTGTGCGGGAAGGAATTAGAATTGGATAAGTTAGATGCATTACATGAACATGTAGTCAAAACATTGTGCAACCTGGAAAAGTTTTTTCCGCCATCTTTTTTCGACATCATGATCCATTTAATGGTTCATCTAGTGAGAGAAGCAAGGCTGTGTGGGCCGGTGTGggcgagatggatgtatccatttgaaagaaatatgaaggtaCTTAAAAGTTATGTGCGTAACCACTATCGGCCAGAAGCATGTATGGTTGAGTGCTACATATCTGAAGAGGCTGTGGAATTTTGTTCAGAGTACATGGCTGGAGTTGAGGCAATAGGAATTAGCAAACCAAGAACTGACCCAGATGATGTTGATAGAGGATTAAGGGGCAAAGGGACAATGGTCACAGTGTCCAAGCTTGAACTAGATCAAGCTCAATTAGTCGTGATGAACAATAACGCAGAGGTTCAACCATATATAAC TGACCATATGGAGctgttacaatcaatggttccaagaaatcaaaaaaataaacaaaaatgggttgcagACCAACATCGTCAAACTTTCATTGGGTGGTTAAGGAATACCATTATAGCAAAGTTGAACGAACCGAATCATGGAGTATCTGATGTGTTGAGTAAAACATTATAA